The following DNA comes from Hordeum vulgare subsp. vulgare chromosome 3H, MorexV3_pseudomolecules_assembly, whole genome shotgun sequence.
caatagcgggacctggatgcccatattggatcctacatattctacgaagatcttatcgtttgaacctcagtgccaaggattcgtataatcccgtatgtcattccctttgtccttcggtatgttacttgcccgagattcgatcgtcagtatccgcatacctatttcaatctcgtttaccagcaagtctctttactcgtttcgtaatacaagatcccgcaacttacactaagttgcattgcttgcaaggcttgtgtgtgatgttgtattaccgagtgggccccgagatacctcttcgtcacacggagtgacaaatcccagtcttgacccatactaactcaactaacaccttcggagatacctgtagagcatctttatagtcacccagttacgttgcgacgtttgatacacacaaagcattcctccggtgtcaatgagttatatgatctcatggttataggaataaatacttgacacgcagaaaacagtagcaacaaaatgacacgatgaacatgctacgtctattagtttgggtctagtccatcacgtgattctcccaatgacgtgatccagttatcaagcaacaacaccttgttcataatcagaagacactgactatcatcgatcaactggctagccaactagaggcatgctagggacggtgttttgtctatgtatccacacatgtaaatgagtcttcattcaatacaattatagcatggataataaactattatcttgatacaggaattataataataactatacatttattattgcctctagggcataattccaacaagtatGACTACATCAACGGCGTAATATACGCTCCAGCCTTAAtggtctacaaggatacgtagacacATTCTTCCCTCTCGTTCCTATGCATATCCTAGATTAGATCTTAGTTGTTCAtagattttttgtttgttttctatACTTCGTTCACTTGAACTCTATCTTGTATTAGACTACAAAGCCTATAGGGAAAAATTGAATACAACTCAAGTGGGGGGGGGATTACTTCCCCTGGTGAAATTTTTAATAAATAAGAGTTTTGGAGCCTCCTTCACTTCTTGAGTTCTGGTTCTAAATTGGAGTTGATCTAATTAGAGCTAGAACTAGATCTTTCTAATCCTCAAAATAGAGAAGCCAAGTGTGGTTCTCTTCTTATTCGACGACGATTAGCTCTGGACGGCGAAGTGCTGCCGGATTGTGAAGCATGTACTCTTGAAATCTGTAGACAAGTCATGCTTTCGGTCTTTTCTTCGGGGAATGGTCATGGACGGTCCAAGGGACTTCAAAAATGATCTACGCTAGCTCTTCTTTCGATGCATCTGAAGTTGGTAACAATACGATCAAACCTTGTATGCATCTTCATAGTGATCCGAGACCTTGATCACAgggtgattttttttgttttatagtaCGTTTCCCAACAAACAGAACGTTGAATCTGTACATTTGATTGGGTTGGCACACCAGCCAAGCAATAAGGACTCTCAGATTCAATTAAGTGGATCAGTTCGTAGGGTGTTGGTTGTTTTGTATGCACTAAATTCGGTGGCTTTAAAAGAATTTGAAGTTATGCCTTTATAAGTAAAGTAGAGGTAAgtaaccacccccccccccccctcatcgCAAAAAAAAGtaaccccccccccaccccccaccccccacAAAAAAAGTAGAGCTAAATAGAGATAGAGACTTGATTCACTCATATGTATGTCGATAAGCTATTAAAAACAGTCTTTACACACCCCGGTCAATGGTATATTCATGAGATATTACATTGGGATCCGTGTATTTCTTTTCTTATATGTTATGTTACTTGATCAAGACTTGGTTCAATCGACTGAGACCTAGCCATATCCAGTAGAAAAATGTTGCAGACCACCTTGATTTATTGTATATGTTCTGATAAAAGAGAATATATGTCACGAATATTCAGTAAAACTGTCATGTTGAACATAAATGAAAGTAAAGAGGATAAAGCAAAGACACAAAGTCTTCGAATTTAGGTGAGCCTGAATTCTTTTAGCAACTAACTCCAACTTGCAGTAGGGTTGCTCTTTCTTGTGACCTTGGCAACTAACACCCTTTGCTTTTTTAAATGCCAAACCAGAAGCGCTATCTTAAAAGTATGAGTACCAACTACCCAATATTGGAGAGAGATTGGCACAAACAAAAAAGAGTGATAACATGATGACATTGCAAGATAACGATGGAATATACATACAAAAAGCGAAAACGGAAAATAACACCAACTTGCATCCTCTTTCGATGTCATCACCCATCAGAACCTCAATAACATTAAATTCTCTCTTTTTTGGCGcagaaaagaaaacagaaaagcatCACAATGCATGAATTGCATGCAACCGGGACCTGGCATGGAGAAACCAAGAACGATCAATCAATGAATCACCGATGATCAGCTTTGCCCATCCAACGGCGgtggggaggaggtggtggtggcgatggcggcGAGTTTCTGGAGGTTGAGCTTGACCACGGTGTCGGTGAACATGCGGGTGTCCTCCTCGGTGTTGCCCTCTGGTACATCGACGACGTAGGACTCGACGACGACGCAGTAGGACGGCCCGGAAGGCTGGTCCGTGAACTCGGTGACGGAGGTGACCGAGCGGTAGTTGCGGAGGCGGTGCTCGCCGCCGACGACGCAGAAGCTGAGGATGTGTCGGTCGTCATCGAGGATCTCGAGGCGCTCGGTGCTGGTGGAGGCCGGGAGGCCAGAGACGACAGTGACCTCGCGGACGCTGCCCACGGTGGCGCCGTCGCCGGCGGCGAGAGCGCAGGACTTGATGAAGTGCTTGTAGCGCTGCGGATTGGCGAAGCCGCGCACGATGTCCCACACGGCGGCGAGCGGCGCCTGCACGCGCTGCGTGACCAGGGACGTGCACGTCCCGCTGGCGCGCCCAGGAAATGTGTGGTGCTCCTCCACCACGCCCTCCAGCTCTCTCCGCTCCGGCTCCGTCAACCCCTGACGCAGCGCGCTCTCCATGTGGTGCTCCATGCTCtccccttttctctctctctcttttctttctctgGCTAGTGTGCAATT
Coding sequences within:
- the LOC123439680 gene encoding abscisic acid receptor PYL9; its protein translation is MEHHMESALRQGLTEPERRELEGVVEEHHTFPGRASGTCTSLVTQRVQAPLAAVWDIVRGFANPQRYKHFIKSCALAAGDGATVGSVREVTVVSGLPASTSTERLEILDDDRHILSFCVVGGEHRLRNYRSVTSVTEFTDQPSGPSYCVVVESYVVDVPEGNTEEDTRMFTDTVVKLNLQKLAAIATTTSSPPPLDGQS